A genomic region of Podarcis raffonei isolate rPodRaf1 chromosome 13, rPodRaf1.pri, whole genome shotgun sequence contains the following coding sequences:
- the LOC128400072 gene encoding uncharacterized protein LOC128400072, with amino-acid sequence MPEIVPKNKAPGVDFCGVDEYYYIVRSDLGCYMRSTNFNEGKDLVVFSLHSSCMGGDHYLAHEDDLFYIIKGDNYRRVSNMNTDSDAIVCSLHPNCRGGDHYLSAFGYFYIIFQKRGVYRRITNMHEDTDAVEYTLHPTCKDGLYYWGIKDYYYFVKPHDEWGVQYYRCTDFHENVDAVTYSFHSDVVNMLPGGMAVSRGPAYGKWEAIKTISNDSNTPIVWNKKITKKVGYTKQKMSSVEHNWKVSMTASYESGALTEAIAKYQFSLTAEYGGNSVNTEQEDWNEATEIEEAINLTLQPNQKMYIWQYQLGLGKETVLFCRDMKFTNDSTPPTGIPLPPSNK; translated from the coding sequence ATGCCAGAGATAGTCCCTAAGAACAAAGCCCCAGGGGTTGATTTCTGTGGGGTAGATGAATATTACTATATTGTCCGCTCAGACCTGGGCTGCTACATGAGGTCCACCAATTTCAATGAGGGCAAAGACCTAGTAGTGTTTAGCCTGCACAGTTCCTGCATGGGAGGAGATCACTACTTAGCCCATGAGGATGACCTATTCTACATCATCAAAGGAGACAACTATCGCCGTGTCAGCAACATGAATACAGACTCGGATGCTATAGTATGCAGCCTCCATCCCAACTGCCGTGGAGGAGACCATTACCTCTCAGCCTTTGGATACTTCTATATCATTTTCCAGAAAAGAGGTGTTTACCGTCGGATCACTAATATGCATGAAGATACAGATGCAGTTGAATACACACTTCACCCAACTTGCAAGGATGGTCTCTATTACTGGGGCATCAAGGATTACTATTACTTTGTAAAACCCCATGATGAATGGGGGGTCCAGTACTATAGATGCACCGACTTCCATGAAAATGTGGATGCTGTTACATACTCCTTCCATAGTGATGTTGTGAACATGCTCCCTGGAGGAATGGCTGTTAGCCGAGGCCCAGCTTATGGTAAGTGGGAAGCTATCAAGACCATCTCCAATGACTCCAACACTCCCATTGTATGGAATAAGAAGATCACTAAGAAAGTGGGATACACCAAGCAGAAGATGAGCAGTGTGGAGCACAACTGGAAGGTTTCCATGACTGCATCATATGAGTCAGGTGCACTCACTGAGGCCATTGCCAAGTACCAGTTCTCTCTCACTGCTGAGTATGGTGGGAACAGTGTCAACACAGAGCAGGAAGACTGGAATGAAGCCACTGAGATCGAAGAAGCTATTAATTTGACCCTGCAGCCCAATCAGAAGATGTACATATGGCAATACCAGCTGGGTTTGGGCAAGGAAACGGTCTTGTTCTGCCGTGATATGAAATTTACGAATGATTCTACTCCACCTACAGGTATTCCTTTGCCACCTTCCAATAAGTGA